A region from the Pseudonocardia petroleophila genome encodes:
- a CDS encoding ABC transporter permease, whose product MAAPPDTVRLAKADAADAAAVAGLDALDTPTVTRTPLWRRALATSVPPVLTLVVVIVAWQALWASAMFPEFKLPAPLAVAEQFSRIVVDGSIWSITWTSVGRAIIGFLVAVAIATPLGLLVAKVPFVRTAIGPLLSGMQSLPSVAWVPAAVLWFGLTDATIYFVVLLGSVPSIANGLVSGIDQVPPILGRVGDVMGAGRLASARLILLPAALPGYLQGCKQGWAFAWRSLMAAEIIATSPQLGVGLGAYLKQGSDVNNIAGVISAIVLILIVGVGIELLVFKPLERRVLRTRGLAATV is encoded by the coding sequence ATGGCCGCGCCGCCTGACACCGTCCGGCTGGCGAAGGCCGACGCCGCCGACGCCGCGGCGGTCGCGGGGCTCGACGCGCTCGACACCCCGACCGTCACCCGCACCCCGCTGTGGCGCCGGGCACTGGCCACCTCGGTGCCTCCGGTACTGACGCTCGTCGTCGTCATCGTGGCGTGGCAGGCGCTGTGGGCGTCGGCGATGTTCCCGGAGTTCAAGCTGCCGGCCCCGCTCGCCGTCGCCGAGCAGTTCAGCCGGATCGTCGTCGACGGCTCGATCTGGTCGATCACCTGGACCTCGGTCGGGCGCGCGATCATCGGCTTCCTCGTGGCCGTCGCGATCGCGACGCCGCTCGGGCTCCTGGTGGCGAAGGTCCCGTTCGTGCGCACCGCGATCGGCCCGCTGCTGTCGGGCATGCAGAGCCTGCCGTCGGTGGCCTGGGTACCGGCCGCCGTCCTGTGGTTCGGGCTCACCGACGCCACGATCTACTTCGTCGTGCTCCTCGGGTCCGTGCCGTCGATCGCCAACGGTCTGGTCTCCGGCATCGACCAGGTGCCGCCGATCCTGGGCCGGGTCGGTGACGTCATGGGCGCGGGGCGGCTCGCGTCGGCCCGGCTGATCCTGCTCCCCGCGGCGCTGCCGGGGTACCTGCAGGGCTGCAAGCAGGGCTGGGCGTTCGCCTGGCGCTCGCTGATGGCCGCGGAGATCATCGCCACCTCCCCGCAGCTGGGCGTCGGCCTGGGCGCGTACCTCAAGCAGGGCAGCGACGTGAACAACATCGCCGGGGTGATCTCGGCGATCGTGCTGATCCTCATCGTCGGGGTGGGGATCGAGCTGCTGGTCTTCAAGCCGCTGGAACGGCGCGTCCTGCGGACCCGGGGCCTGGCCGCGACCGTATGA
- a CDS encoding ABC transporter ATP-binding protein, translating into MTAILDRTQEAPTRPAAQLTGVTKVFGTGASAVTALTGVDLRVEPGEFLCLLGASGCGKTTLLNMLAGLDRPTRGTVDVATDRPAVMFQEPALLPWLTAVRNVELPLRLAGVGRTARRDTAQELLELVRLDGQAKKRPHELSGGMRQRVALARALAATSVDTTSDGSGQGSRLMLMDEPFAALDAITRDVLQGELERVWRATGTAVVFVTHDVREAVRLGQRVVLLSSRPGTVVQEWDLAGTADRRALTGEITDHLREVISTHGRAA; encoded by the coding sequence ATGACCGCCATTCTGGACCGCACCCAGGAAGCCCCCACCCGACCCGCCGCGCAGCTCACGGGGGTCACGAAGGTCTTCGGTACGGGCGCGAGCGCCGTCACCGCGCTCACCGGCGTCGACCTGCGGGTCGAGCCGGGCGAGTTCCTCTGCCTGCTCGGGGCGTCGGGCTGCGGCAAGACGACGCTGCTCAACATGCTCGCCGGGCTGGACCGGCCGACCCGCGGCACGGTGGACGTCGCGACCGACCGGCCGGCGGTCATGTTCCAGGAGCCCGCGCTGCTGCCGTGGCTCACCGCGGTGCGCAACGTCGAGCTGCCCCTGCGCCTGGCCGGGGTGGGCCGCACCGCCCGGCGCGACACCGCGCAGGAGCTCCTCGAGCTGGTCCGGCTCGACGGGCAGGCCAAGAAGCGCCCGCACGAGCTGTCCGGCGGCATGCGCCAGCGCGTGGCACTGGCCCGCGCGCTCGCGGCCACCTCGGTCGACACCACGTCGGACGGCTCCGGGCAGGGCAGCAGGCTGATGCTGATGGACGAGCCGTTCGCCGCGCTCGACGCCATCACCCGCGACGTCCTGCAGGGCGAGCTGGAGCGGGTGTGGCGGGCCACCGGCACCGCGGTCGTCTTCGTCACCCACGACGTCCGGGAGGCGGTGCGGCTGGGCCAGCGCGTGGTGCTGCTGTCCTCGCGCCCGGGCACGGTCGTGCAGGAGTGGGACCTCGCCGGGACCGCCGACCGCCGGGCCCTGACCGGCGAGATCACCGACCACCTGCGGGAGGTGATCTCGACCCATGGCCGCGCCGCCTGA
- a CDS encoding ABC transporter substrate-binding protein: protein MARPLTRSLILALTAALALAGCSRAEPAPDSGAAPAAGGTAAELRLGYFPNVTHAAAIIGDKEGLFANELGDTALTVQNFNAGGEAVNALFGGSIDATFIGSGPAINAFAQSDGAAVRLVAGATDGGAQLVVRPDITSPEQLRGATIATPQLGNTQDIALKVWLEEQGLTVGANPDQVQIANLENPRTLDAFRAGEVDGAWLPEPWSSRLVLDAGASVLLDERELWEGGQFPTTVLLVSTEFLQSYPDTVRALIRGHIAATELATTDPTRAKAIVNDGIEEITGNRLADPVIERAFSELAFSTDPLAATFPQLAQDSLDAGITDTLTDLSGFVDVAPLNAELEAAGQPPVDAAGLDTP, encoded by the coding sequence ATGGCACGCCCGTTGACCCGCTCCCTGATCCTCGCCCTCACCGCCGCGCTCGCACTGGCCGGCTGCTCCCGCGCGGAGCCCGCACCCGACTCCGGGGCCGCGCCCGCGGCCGGCGGCACCGCCGCCGAGCTGCGGCTGGGCTACTTCCCGAACGTCACCCACGCCGCCGCGATCATCGGCGACAAGGAGGGTCTGTTCGCGAACGAGCTCGGCGACACCGCCCTGACCGTCCAGAACTTCAACGCCGGCGGCGAGGCCGTCAACGCGCTGTTCGGCGGCTCCATCGACGCGACGTTCATCGGCTCCGGCCCCGCGATCAACGCGTTCGCCCAGTCCGACGGCGCCGCGGTGCGCCTGGTCGCCGGCGCCACCGACGGCGGCGCCCAGCTCGTCGTCCGGCCCGACATCACCTCGCCCGAGCAGCTGCGCGGCGCCACCATCGCCACCCCGCAGCTCGGCAACACCCAGGACATCGCACTGAAGGTGTGGCTCGAGGAGCAGGGCCTCACCGTCGGCGCGAACCCCGACCAGGTCCAGATCGCGAACCTGGAGAACCCGCGCACGCTCGACGCCTTCCGGGCGGGCGAGGTCGACGGGGCGTGGCTGCCCGAGCCGTGGAGCTCCCGCCTGGTCCTCGACGCCGGGGCGAGCGTGCTGCTCGACGAGCGCGAGCTGTGGGAGGGCGGGCAGTTCCCCACCACCGTGCTGCTGGTCTCCACCGAGTTCCTGCAGTCCTACCCCGACACCGTCCGCGCCCTGATCCGCGGGCACATCGCCGCCACCGAGCTCGCCACCACCGACCCGACGCGCGCCAAGGCGATCGTCAACGACGGGATCGAGGAGATCACCGGCAACCGGCTCGCCGACCCGGTGATCGAGCGCGCGTTCAGCGAGCTCGCGTTCTCCACCGACCCGCTCGCCGCCACGTTCCCGCAGCTCGCCCAGGACAGCCTCGACGCCGGCATCACCGACACGCTGACCGACCTGTCCGGCTTCGTCGACGTCGCACCGCTCAACGCCGAACTGGAGGCCGCCGGGCAGCCGCCCGTCGACGCCGCCGGGCTCGACACCCCCTGA